Proteins encoded in a region of the Patescibacteria group bacterium genome:
- the mutM gene encoding bifunctional DNA-formamidopyrimidine glycosylase/DNA-(apurinic or apyrimidinic site) lyase, with protein MPELPEVETIKRGLQKSIVGKIISDFSCDWQKMINYKIADYRSRIKGLKIISLRRRAKMLIIDLSKSRHILIHLKMTGQLVYGSKVKCLVGGHPIKEGFECLPNKFTHAIFTFTDKSHLYFNDIRKFGWLRLYNSKQLIEQLNKMKLGPEPLSAEFTLDYLQSAMKKRPNNKIKQLLMDNKIVVGIGNIYSDEVCFYARVRPDRKVKSLTAKEIKLIYQGIGKILTASIKAQGTTFSNYRNANGEAGAYSKQLKVYGRYGEKCKHCGTIIKKMTIGGRTSSYCPKDQK; from the coding sequence ATGCCCGAATTACCAGAAGTTGAGACAATTAAACGCGGCTTGCAAAAAAGTATTGTTGGGAAAATTATTTCTGATTTTTCTTGTGATTGGCAGAAAATGATTAATTATAAAATTGCTGATTACAGATCGCGGATTAAAGGTTTGAAAATTATAAGCTTAAGGCGGCGGGCAAAGATGCTGATTATTGATTTAAGCAAATCACGGCATATTTTAATCCATTTAAAAATGACTGGCCAATTAGTTTACGGCAGTAAAGTAAAATGTTTAGTCGGCGGGCACCCGATCAAAGAAGGTTTTGAATGTCTGCCGAATAAATTTACCCATGCGATTTTTACGTTCACTGACAAAAGCCATTTGTATTTTAATGATATTCGCAAATTTGGCTGGTTGCGGCTTTATAACAGCAAACAGTTAATTGAACAATTAAATAAAATGAAATTAGGACCAGAACCTTTATCTGCAGAATTTACTTTAGATTATTTGCAGTCGGCCATGAAAAAACGGCCAAATAATAAAATCAAGCAATTATTAATGGATAATAAAATTGTAGTAGGCATAGGAAATATTTATAGCGATGAAGTATGTTTTTATGCCAGAGTCAGACCAGACCGCAAAGTCAAAAGTTTAACAGCTAAAGAGATTAAATTAATTTATCAGGGCATTGGAAAAATTTTAACTGCGTCTATTAAAGCCCAGGGCACGACATTTAGCAATTATCGCAATGCCAACGGGGAAGCAGGCGCTTATTCCAAGCAATTAAAAGTTTATGGCCGTTATGGCGAGAAATGCAAGCATTGTGGGACTATAATTAAAAAAATGACAATTGGTGGCAGGACATCATCATATTGCCCTAAAGATCAGAAATAA
- a CDS encoding divergent PAP2 family protein: MSYKILLTPFIALIIAQLIKVIVDSTRGKFSWKNFNSYGGFPSSHSALVSALATEVGLLSGFLSIPFVISITLAFVVIRDAVGLRQMLGKHAKILNMLIKDLPDYKEDKYPFLEERLGHTYWQALAGIILGIIVALLI; encoded by the coding sequence ATGTCTTATAAAATTCTTCTAACGCCATTTATTGCTTTAATCATCGCCCAATTAATTAAAGTAATCGTTGATTCAACAAGGGGTAAATTTTCCTGGAAAAACTTTAATTCTTATGGCGGGTTTCCTTCTTCTCATTCAGCCCTGGTATCAGCCTTAGCGACTGAAGTTGGCTTGCTAAGCGGTTTTTTATCTATTCCCTTTGTTATCAGCATAACCTTGGCTTTTGTGGTAATTCGCGATGCTGTTGGTTTGCGCCAAATGCTGGGCAAGCACGCTAAAATTCTCAATATGCTGATTAAAGATCTGCCTGATTACAAAGAAGATAAATATCCTTTTCTGGAAGAACGATTGGGGCATACCTACTGGCAAGCGTTGGCTGGAATTATTTTAGGAATTATTGTTGCATTGTTAATATAA
- the gpmI gene encoding 2,3-bisphosphoglycerate-independent phosphoglycerate mutase, which yields MKQDKNIDFLPIVLVILDGWGIAPASKANPISQVKKPNWDFFNKKFSHTELIASGLKVGLPKNQDGNSEAGHMNIGAGRIVKQEAVLIDEAIKNGTFFRNPALLEAVSWAKKNKSNLHLMGLLSNGESAHSDPLHLYSLLELMKREKFERIYLHLFTDGRDSSPHAASRLVSKLINNFKNHETISTIVGRFYAMDRIKKWSRTEMAYNAMVLGIGLASDNPYKAVSEAYNRGETDEFISPIIILNPQKKPKFINDNDAVIFFNLRSDRARQMAKPFVQKQFEKDNLGAFKRKKVLKNVKFIALTDFGPDLDSIMTAFPSVILKNTLPLVLKKYRQLYLAEREKYAHVTYFFNGGHGQPVNGEKWLVIPSLGTNYLKHPQMSIHPLTNIILKNLQNKKYDFIAVNFANADMIGHTGDFKAALKVIKIIDTCLGKIYKAVSKANGTLLITADHGNIEEMINLKTGEEDTEHSANPVPFIIINNYWQNKLKLKNSGILADIAPTILQLTAVKKPKEMTGTGLIKNKV from the coding sequence ATGAAACAGGACAAAAATATTGATTTTTTGCCTATAGTTTTAGTTATATTAGATGGCTGGGGCATTGCGCCAGCTTCAAAAGCCAATCCAATTTCTCAGGTTAAAAAGCCAAATTGGGATTTTTTTAATAAAAAATTTTCCCACACCGAATTGATTGCTTCTGGCTTAAAAGTCGGCTTGCCAAAAAACCAAGATGGCAATTCAGAAGCAGGCCATATGAATATCGGCGCTGGCAGGATAGTTAAACAAGAGGCAGTCTTGATTGATGAAGCCATTAAAAATGGAACATTTTTTAGAAATCCAGCGTTATTAGAAGCAGTCAGTTGGGCTAAGAAAAATAAATCAAATTTACACTTAATGGGTTTATTATCCAATGGTGAGAGTGCTCATTCTGACCCGCTTCATTTGTACTCGCTTTTGGAACTAATGAAAAGAGAAAAATTTGAACGAATTTATTTGCATCTTTTTACTGATGGACGCGATTCATCACCGCATGCAGCTTCACGTTTGGTCAGTAAACTGATAAATAATTTTAAAAATCATGAAACAATATCAACTATCGTGGGACGCTTTTATGCAATGGATCGCATAAAAAAATGGTCAAGAACAGAAATGGCCTATAATGCCATGGTTTTAGGCATTGGCCTGGCATCTGATAATCCTTATAAAGCCGTGAGTGAAGCCTATAATCGGGGAGAGACAGATGAATTTATTTCTCCGATAATAATTTTAAATCCCCAAAAGAAACCCAAATTTATAAACGATAATGACGCGGTTATATTTTTTAATTTAAGGTCTGATCGTGCCAGACAAATGGCTAAGCCTTTTGTCCAAAAACAATTTGAAAAAGATAATCTGGGCGCATTTAAAAGAAAAAAAGTTTTAAAAAATGTAAAGTTTATTGCCCTGACTGATTTTGGCCCGGATTTAGACAGCATAATGACTGCTTTTCCTAGCGTGATTCTAAAAAATACCTTGCCTTTGGTTTTAAAAAAGTATCGCCAGCTATATCTGGCAGAACGAGAAAAATACGCTCATGTCACATATTTTTTCAATGGCGGACATGGCCAGCCTGTTAATGGCGAAAAATGGCTGGTGATTCCATCTCTTGGAACGAATTATTTAAAGCATCCTCAGATGTCAATTCATCCTTTAACTAATATAATTTTAAAAAATTTGCAAAATAAAAAATATGATTTTATAGCAGTAAATTTTGCGAATGCGGATATGATCGGTCACACTGGTGATTTCAAAGCAGCGCTTAAAGTTATAAAAATTATTGATACTTGTTTAGGAAAAATATACAAGGCTGTCTCTAAGGCAAATGGCACCTTGCTGATAACCGCTGATCACGGCAATATAGAGGAAATGATTAATTTAAAAACAGGGGAGGAGGATACGGAACATAGCGCAAATCCCGTGCCGTTTATTATTATTAACAACTATTGGCAAAATAAATTAAAATTAAAAAACAGCGGCATCTTGGCAGATATTGCTCCTACTATTTTACAGCTTACTGCAGTTAAAAAACCCAAGGAAATGACAGGTACGGGATTAATAAAAAATAAAGTATAA
- the gpmI gene encoding 2,3-bisphosphoglycerate-independent phosphoglycerate mutase: MKLKNRPVVLVILDGWGVAPASPGNAITQAKTPNLDKFIGTYPAMTLVASGDAVGLSWGEMGTSEVGHTNIGSGTIFYQSLPLISKTIADGAFFTNQAFLDAANHVKKYKSKLHLLGLVSNGGVHSHIDHLYGLLEFAKKQQIKEVYIHVILDGRDSIFNSGLGFVKELLAKIKELKVNAKIATISGRFYAMDRDNHWERLQKAFWAMTKGESEQKFSDPIRAIEASYENKIYDEEFIPTVITNKNRPVGLIEDNDAVIFFNFRADRARQLTQAFVLPDFSKFERPINYKNLFFVSIMQYDKDLPVDKIAFFSAEITNPLAKVLSTAGLKQLHIAETEKYAHVTFFFNAGVEAPFPGEDRIVIPSPRIASYADKPEMSASKVTDEVLKAIEANTYDFIVINFANADIVAHTGNLKSTIKACEIIDKCLGKIAALVLTKNGVVLVTADHGNAEELQNIKTGEIDKEHSTNPVPFIIIGHDWEGKNLGLPDSMGSDLSLVTPSGVLSDIAPTILKLMGVKKPPEMTGTSLI; the protein is encoded by the coding sequence ATGAAATTAAAAAATCGTCCAGTTGTTTTAGTTATATTAGACGGCTGGGGTGTTGCGCCGGCATCACCTGGCAATGCCATTACTCAAGCTAAAACGCCAAATCTGGATAAATTTATCGGTACTTATCCAGCAATGACTCTTGTTGCGTCTGGCGATGCTGTTGGTTTGTCTTGGGGTGAAATGGGGACTTCAGAAGTCGGCCATACCAATATAGGTTCAGGTACAATTTTTTATCAAAGCTTGCCGCTTATAAGTAAAACTATTGCAGACGGCGCTTTTTTTACGAATCAGGCTTTTTTAGATGCTGCAAATCACGTCAAGAAATACAAATCAAAATTACATCTGCTTGGCCTGGTTAGCAATGGAGGTGTGCATTCTCATATAGACCATTTATACGGTTTATTGGAATTTGCCAAAAAACAGCAAATAAAAGAAGTCTATATACATGTAATTTTGGATGGCCGAGATTCAATTTTTAACAGCGGTTTAGGTTTCGTTAAAGAGCTTTTAGCAAAGATTAAGGAATTAAAAGTAAATGCTAAAATCGCCACCATTTCCGGACGTTTTTATGCAATGGATCGCGATAATCATTGGGAAAGGTTGCAAAAAGCCTTTTGGGCCATGACCAAAGGCGAGAGTGAACAAAAATTTTCTGATCCGATTAGGGCAATTGAAGCTTCTTATGAAAATAAAATTTATGATGAAGAATTTATTCCGACTGTGATTACCAATAAAAATAGGCCAGTCGGCCTGATAGAAGACAATGATGCTGTTATTTTTTTTAATTTTCGGGCAGACCGCGCTCGGCAATTGACTCAGGCCTTTGTCTTGCCTGATTTTAGCAAATTTGAACGCCCAATTAATTATAAAAATTTGTTTTTTGTCAGTATAATGCAATATGACAAGGATTTGCCTGTAGATAAAATTGCTTTTTTTTCAGCGGAAATTACCAACCCTTTAGCCAAAGTTTTAAGTACGGCAGGCTTAAAACAATTACATATCGCTGAGACTGAGAAATATGCGCACGTAACTTTTTTCTTTAATGCCGGAGTGGAAGCGCCCTTTCCTGGAGAAGATCGGATTGTTATCCCGTCTCCGCGTATTGCGTCATATGCTGACAAGCCAGAAATGTCAGCCTCAAAGGTTACGGACGAAGTATTAAAAGCCATTGAAGCAAATACCTATGATTTTATAGTTATAAATTTTGCCAATGCTGATATTGTAGCGCACACCGGCAATCTAAAGTCAACCATTAAGGCTTGTGAAATAATTGATAAATGTTTAGGCAAAATAGCAGCCTTGGTTTTAACAAAAAATGGAGTAGTTTTGGTTACGGCTGATCATGGCAATGCTGAGGAATTACAAAATATAAAAACAGGGGAAATTGATAAAGAACACAGCACAAATCCCGTCCCATTTATTATCATCGGGCATGATTGGGAGGGAAAAAATTTAGGCTTGCCTGATAGCATGGGCTCTGACTTAAGCTTGGTCACTCCGTCGGGTGTGCTCTCGGATATTGCGCCAACAATTTTAAAATTAATGGGTGTTAAAAAACCGCCGGAAATGACCGGGACTTCTTTGATATAG
- a CDS encoding secondary thiamine-phosphate synthase enzyme YjbQ — protein MVYNDNFTTETKGCCDVRDITSQVKKIIEDSKIQNGLVLVFVTGSTASISTMEIGAELDKDLKEAMEIIAPEGKHYNHDDKWQDGNGFSHIRSTIIGTHLTLPLINGEPVLGNWQQIVLLDFDNKKRDRLVTVQIVGE, from the coding sequence ATGGTTTACAATGATAATTTTACAACTGAAACAAAGGGCTGTTGTGATGTCCGGGATATTACCAGCCAAGTTAAAAAGATAATTGAAGATTCAAAAATTCAAAATGGTTTGGTTTTAGTTTTTGTCACAGGCTCAACCGCTTCCATCTCAACCATGGAAATCGGAGCAGAATTAGATAAGGATTTAAAGGAAGCGATGGAAATAATCGCGCCAGAAGGCAAGCATTACAACCACGATGATAAATGGCAGGATGGCAATGGATTTTCCCATATTCGCTCAACTATTATTGGCACACATTTAACATTGCCATTAATTAATGGCGAGCCTGTTTTGGGCAACTGGCAGCAGATTGTTTTACTTGATTTTGATAATAAAAAAAGGGACAGGCTAGTAACTGTCCAGATTGTGGGGGAATAA